From Panthera uncia isolate 11264 chromosome X, Puncia_PCG_1.0, whole genome shotgun sequence, the proteins below share one genomic window:
- the GPM6B gene encoding neuronal membrane glycoprotein M6-b isoform X1 — translation MGCFECCIKCLGGVPYASLVATILCFSGVALFCGCGHVALAGTVAILEQHFSTNTSDHALLSEVIQLVQYVIYGIASFFFLYGIILLAEGFYTTSAVKELHGEFKTTACGRCISGMFVFLTYVLGVAWLGVFGFSAVPVFMFYNIWSTCEVIRSPQTNGTAGVEQICVDIRQYGIIPWNAFPGKICGSALENICNTNEFYVSYHLFIVACAGAGATVIALLIYMMATTYNYAVLKFKSREDCCTKF, via the exons GCTGCTTTGAATGCTGCATCAAGTGTCTGGGAGGAGTCCCCTACGCCTCTCTGGTGGCCACCATCCTCTGCTTCTCTGGGGTCGCCTTGTTCTGTGGCTGTGGGCACGTGGCCCTCGCGGGCACCGTGGCGATTCTCGAGCAACACTTCTCCACCAACACCAGCGACCATGCCTTGCTGAGCGAGGT AATACAACTGGTGCAGTATGTCATCTACGGGATCGCGTCCTTCTTCTTCTTGTATGGGATCATTCTGCTGGCAGAAGGCTTCTACACCACCAGCGCCGTGAAGGAGCTGCACGGCGAGTTTAAGACAACCGCCTGCGGCCGGTGCATCAGTGGGATG TTCGTTTTCCTCACCTACGTGCTGGGAGTGGCCTGGCTCGGCGTGTTTGGTTTCTCTGCGGTGCCCGTGTTCATGTTCTACAACATATGGTCAACTTGCGAAGTCATCAGGTCACCCCAGACCAACGGCACGGCCGGCGTGGAGCAGATCTGCGTGGACATCCGGCAATACG GTATCATCCCTTGGAATGCTTTCCCAGGAAAAATCTGTGGCTCTGCCCTGGAGAACATCTGCAACACCAATGAG TTCTACGTGTCCTATCACCTGTTCATTGTGGCCTGCGCCGGAGCCGGTGCCACCGTCATCGCCCTG CTGATCTACATGATGGCTACTACATATAACTATGCTGTTTTGAAGTTTAAGAGTCGGGAAGACTGCTGCACTAAATTCTAA